Proteins from a single region of Deltaproteobacteria bacterium:
- a CDS encoding glutathione S-transferase family protein, with the protein MALEIYWGSGSPYAWRVLLALELKGVPYQSTRVDFSSGVLRSEEYRRLNPRGRVPALRDGDYTLYESLAILAYLDRKHPEPPLFGRTPEEAGLVNRLVSEYTAYLDPALESFILPLYFGRATEQADEVRKAMAVIDEELPRFEAAFGADSPWAVGGKPSAADLVLYPALASLERAASKEAARPFAITFAPVAARFPRLGRLMDAVRALPGYERTYPPHWK; encoded by the coding sequence ATGGCCCTGGAGATCTATTGGGGAAGCGGAAGTCCCTACGCCTGGCGAGTGCTCCTCGCGCTCGAGCTGAAGGGGGTGCCCTATCAGTCCACCCGGGTAGATTTCTCGAGCGGCGTGCTCCGTTCCGAGGAGTACCGGCGGCTCAACCCGCGAGGCCGGGTGCCGGCGCTCCGGGACGGGGACTACACGCTCTACGAGTCGCTGGCCATCCTGGCCTACCTGGATCGCAAGCACCCCGAGCCGCCGCTCTTCGGCCGCACGCCCGAGGAGGCGGGCCTCGTGAACCGGCTCGTCTCCGAGTACACGGCCTACCTGGACCCCGCGCTGGAGAGCTTCATCCTGCCGCTCTACTTCGGGCGCGCGACGGAGCAGGCCGACGAGGTGCGCAAGGCCATGGCCGTGATCGACGAGGAGCTCCCCCGCTTCGAGGCCGCCTTCGGCGCGGACAGTCCGTGGGCCGTCGGGGGAAAACCCTCCGCCGCGGACCTCGTGCTCTACCCCGCGCTGGCCTCGCTCGAGCGCGCGGCCAGCAAGGAGGCGGCCCGTCCCTTCGCGATCACCTTCGCGCCGGTGGCCGCGCGCTTTCCGCGCCTCGGGCGCCTGATGGATGCGGTGCGCGCGCTCCCCGGTTACGAGCGCACGTATCCGCCGCACTGGAAGTAG
- a CDS encoding GNAT family N-acetyltransferase, with amino-acid sequence MRVAHSPLARLFLRPALVVALALVPLAAAARTPTPLRTEVPAGYRPAERATEAMVGKLVGLDQRCFPQADWYGARTWQSLVPVTHVLLTADGRGFAAAIAACAIGTAPSWLRDSLAGGGLRDSRATYIASIAVDPAHQRKGLAACLMQMQQIVPSNRDAYLHVRKGNDPAIALYRRLGFEIVEELGAGAVYHDEAALLMRRLALPGKQN; translated from the coding sequence ATGCGTGTCGCCCACTCTCCATTGGCGCGGCTCTTCTTGCGGCCGGCGCTCGTCGTGGCGCTGGCGCTCGTCCCGCTGGCCGCTGCCGCGCGGACGCCCACGCCGCTGCGCACGGAGGTGCCCGCCGGGTATCGCCCCGCCGAGCGCGCGACCGAGGCCATGGTGGGAAAGCTCGTCGGGCTCGACCAGCGCTGCTTCCCGCAGGCCGACTGGTACGGCGCGCGAACCTGGCAGAGCCTGGTGCCGGTCACGCACGTTCTGCTCACCGCCGACGGACGAGGCTTCGCCGCCGCGATCGCCGCCTGCGCCATAGGGACCGCCCCGAGCTGGCTGCGCGACTCCCTCGCCGGGGGGGGCCTGAGGGACTCGCGAGCCACCTACATCGCCAGCATCGCAGTGGATCCGGCCCATCAGCGCAAGGGGCTCGCGGCCTGCCTGATGCAGATGCAGCAGATCGTGCCCTCCAACCGCGATGCCTACCTGCACGTGCGCAAGGGGAACGACCCCGCGATTGCCCTCTACCGGCGCCTCGGCTTCGAGATCGTAGAGGAGCTCGGTGCGGGGGCCGTCTACCACGACGAGGCGGCCCTCCTGATGCGACGCCTCGCGCTCCCCGGGAAACAGAACTAG
- a CDS encoding fatty acyl-AMP ligase, translating to MTTPGSSLVGMLRARAEQAPEKLSYTYLASSGAVERELTCGGLDREARAIAVALQAFAAPGDRALMIYPPGMEFISGFFGCLYGGLIAVPAYPPDPTRLQRSLPRLLAIIKDARPTVVLTTRAIAAMAEGLFPMAPQLRALHWIATDAVELEQSSAWRDPEADAATLAFFQYTSGSTGVPKGVMITHGNLLHNQGLIRRFFRQDESTVVVGWLPLYHDMGLIGSVLQPLYVGGSCVLMSPLAFLKHPLRWLEAITRYRGTTSTAPNFGYDLCVRKVRPENLASLDLSSWKQALNGAEPVRADTLARFAETFAPCGFDRRAFFPCYGLAEATLVVTGQRAGDELTVRRVEASALERHELCDAANDAPTVRALVACGDVDPEQEVRIVEPESRVPCAPDQIGEIWVRGPSVAQGYWNRPEETEETFGGRLAGSGEGPYLRTGDLGFLHDGALYVTGRVKDLIIVRGQNYYPSDVEWAAEGAHAALRPGSSAAFALDTGAEEQVVLVAEVDRRFDPSEGGTLATDDVAEAVRQAVSARCGLHLATVVLIKAGALPKTSSGKLQRRACRAALLAGELEPLGTSSAAAKGSAPDLSSFVPAPAAGAVSSDDRASS from the coding sequence ATGACCACGCCCGGGTCTTCACTCGTGGGGATGCTCCGCGCCCGCGCCGAGCAGGCCCCCGAAAAGCTCAGCTACACCTATCTCGCGAGCAGCGGCGCCGTGGAGCGCGAGCTGACCTGCGGGGGGCTCGACCGCGAGGCCCGGGCCATCGCCGTCGCGCTACAGGCCTTCGCGGCCCCCGGCGACCGCGCGCTCATGATCTATCCCCCGGGGATGGAGTTCATCAGCGGCTTCTTCGGCTGTCTCTACGGCGGGCTGATTGCCGTGCCGGCCTATCCGCCGGACCCCACGCGCCTGCAGCGCAGCCTGCCGAGGCTGCTGGCGATCATCAAGGACGCGCGCCCCACGGTGGTGCTCACCACGCGGGCCATCGCCGCCATGGCCGAGGGGCTCTTCCCGATGGCCCCGCAGCTGCGCGCGCTGCACTGGATCGCGACCGACGCGGTGGAGCTCGAGCAGTCCTCGGCCTGGCGCGACCCGGAGGCCGACGCCGCGACGCTGGCCTTCTTCCAGTACACCTCGGGTTCCACCGGCGTGCCGAAGGGCGTGATGATCACGCACGGCAACCTCCTGCACAACCAGGGGCTCATCCGGCGCTTCTTCCGGCAGGATGAGAGCACGGTGGTCGTCGGCTGGCTGCCCCTCTATCACGACATGGGGCTCATCGGCAGCGTGCTGCAGCCGCTCTACGTGGGCGGCAGCTGCGTGCTCATGTCGCCGCTGGCCTTTCTGAAGCACCCGCTGCGCTGGCTCGAGGCGATCACGCGCTATCGCGGCACGACGAGCACCGCGCCGAACTTCGGCTACGACCTCTGCGTGCGCAAGGTGCGCCCCGAGAACCTGGCCAGCCTCGATCTGTCGAGCTGGAAGCAGGCGCTGAACGGGGCCGAGCCGGTGCGCGCGGATACGCTCGCGCGCTTCGCCGAGACCTTCGCGCCCTGCGGCTTCGACCGGCGGGCCTTCTTCCCCTGCTACGGGCTGGCCGAGGCCACGCTGGTCGTGACCGGCCAGCGCGCGGGTGACGAGCTGACCGTGCGGCGCGTGGAGGCCTCCGCGCTCGAACGGCACGAGCTCTGCGATGCGGCGAACGACGCTCCGACGGTGCGCGCCCTCGTGGCCTGCGGCGACGTGGACCCCGAACAGGAGGTGCGGATCGTCGAGCCTGAGAGCCGCGTCCCCTGCGCACCCGATCAGATCGGCGAGATCTGGGTGCGCGGCCCGAGCGTGGCGCAGGGCTACTGGAACCGCCCCGAGGAGACGGAGGAGACCTTCGGCGGGCGCCTGGCCGGCAGCGGCGAGGGCCCGTACCTGCGCACCGGGGACCTCGGCTTTCTGCACGACGGCGCGCTCTACGTCACCGGGCGCGTGAAGGACCTCATCATCGTGCGCGGGCAGAACTACTACCCGAGCGACGTGGAGTGGGCTGCCGAGGGGGCGCACGCCGCGCTCCGCCCGGGGTCGTCGGCGGCCTTCGCGCTCGACACCGGCGCCGAGGAGCAGGTCGTGCTCGTGGCCGAGGTGGACCGCCGGTTCGATCCCTCCGAGGGGGGGACCCTGGCCACCGACGACGTGGCCGAGGCGGTGCGTCAGGCGGTGTCGGCGCGCTGCGGGCTGCACCTCGCCACGGTGGTCCTGATCAAGGCCGGCGCGCTCCCCAAGACCTCGAGCGGCAAGCTCCAGCGGCGGGCCTGCCGCGCGGCGCTCCTCGCCGGAGAGCTCGAGCCGCTCGGCACGAGCAGCGCGGCCGCCAAGGGCTCGGCTCCAGACCTGTCGAGCTTCGTCCCCGCGCCCGCGGCGGGGGCCGTGTCCTCCGACGACCGGGCCAGCTCGTAG
- a CDS encoding outer membrane protein transport protein, producing MEILVRRRALALLAFVACAGFASSARAAPIGSLFSGATADDPAATYYNPAAMTQIAGTQGLLWSGLAFVRGHYQRDTRDAYSGQSFPQADLNVLKPGPNGGVVTSAGLRRWRFGLGFSVPILDGAQWPAETEGRPSSTRYHALSARLLELAIQPSVAFRVTRFLSLGLGVDVVGVQLAHEVQTDFGAKINQLACEGVGAGRPCAVDTPLARENPAYAALTTVKGFGWSAGVGAGVLVTPRRWLRLGLGVRSGGFRVRIPVNMRVELPGAVTQYVRNNLPSVKLPELEAEGEVEVTSPMRVTAGIALFPIRPLELAVDFQWIDKSAMSILVGNIHRSSSSLISDQVLIKTSLDVFHLALRAAYRVHRTLRLALRVEWEPNTRPERFTSPGSVDFDRVALLAGLAYSPFRWLTVLAEYGRYFAFSRTVGASNYAPNASPTTPEEEGLDKTSPTGRYSAEIDRVGLGVLLSF from the coding sequence ATGGAGATCCTAGTCCGTCGCCGAGCCTTGGCCCTCCTCGCGTTCGTCGCCTGCGCCGGCTTCGCGAGCAGCGCTCGCGCGGCCCCCATCGGCTCGCTCTTCTCGGGAGCCACCGCGGACGATCCCGCCGCGACCTACTACAACCCGGCGGCGATGACGCAGATCGCGGGGACGCAGGGTCTCCTCTGGAGCGGGCTCGCCTTCGTGCGCGGGCACTACCAGCGGGACACGCGCGACGCCTATAGCGGGCAGAGCTTCCCGCAGGCCGACCTGAACGTGCTCAAGCCCGGACCGAACGGGGGCGTCGTGACTTCTGCGGGCCTGCGTCGCTGGCGCTTCGGGCTGGGCTTCTCCGTCCCCATCCTGGACGGCGCGCAGTGGCCGGCGGAGACGGAGGGACGCCCCTCCTCGACGCGCTACCACGCCTTGAGCGCGCGCCTCCTGGAGCTGGCGATCCAGCCCTCGGTGGCCTTCCGGGTGACCCGCTTCCTCTCGCTCGGCCTCGGCGTGGACGTGGTCGGGGTGCAGCTCGCCCACGAGGTGCAGACGGACTTCGGCGCCAAGATCAACCAGCTCGCCTGCGAGGGAGTCGGGGCGGGGAGGCCTTGCGCGGTAGACACGCCGCTCGCCCGCGAGAACCCCGCCTACGCTGCGCTCACGACCGTCAAGGGCTTCGGCTGGAGCGCGGGAGTGGGGGCGGGCGTGCTCGTCACGCCCCGTCGCTGGTTGCGCCTCGGACTCGGGGTGCGGAGCGGCGGCTTTCGCGTCCGCATCCCGGTGAACATGCGCGTGGAGCTCCCCGGCGCGGTCACGCAGTACGTGCGCAACAACCTTCCGTCGGTGAAGCTCCCGGAGCTCGAGGCCGAAGGAGAGGTGGAGGTGACCTCGCCGATGCGGGTCACGGCGGGGATCGCCCTCTTCCCCATTCGCCCTCTCGAGCTGGCGGTCGACTTCCAGTGGATCGACAAGTCCGCCATGTCGATCCTCGTGGGCAACATCCATCGCTCGAGCTCCTCGCTGATCAGCGATCAGGTGCTGATCAAGACCTCGCTCGACGTCTTCCACCTGGCGCTGCGCGCGGCCTATCGGGTACACCGCACCCTGCGCCTCGCCCTGCGGGTGGAGTGGGAGCCCAACACGCGCCCCGAGCGCTTCACCAGCCCCGGCAGCGTGGACTTCGACCGCGTGGCGCTCCTCGCCGGCCTGGCCTACTCCCCCTTCCGGTGGCTGACCGTGCTCGCCGAGTACGGGCGCTACTTCGCCTTCTCCCGCACCGTGGGGGCGTCCAACTACGCCCCGAACGCGAGTCCCACCACCCCCGAAGAGGAGGGGCTCGACAAGACCAGCCCCACGGGGCGCTACTCGGCCGAGATCGACCGGGTGGGTCTCGGCGTGCTGCTCAGCTTCTGA
- a CDS encoding CoA-transferase subunit beta: MICQAARQLEDGQVVFVGIGLPNLACNLARRLHAPDLVLLYESGAVGATPERLPVSIGDPSLVTNSLSVCSMFEVFNYYLQGGRIDVGFLQGAQIDRFGNLNTTVVGDYARPKVRLPGSGGACEISILAGKVLIVATQTKRTFPERVDFITSPGFLDGPGRRQELGLPGGGPAMVITDLGCYTFENDEMMLASLHPGCTVEQVRQNLGWEVKVAPTLARTEPPTAEELHLIRDELTLGASR; this comes from the coding sequence ATGATCTGCCAGGCCGCGCGGCAGCTCGAGGACGGCCAGGTCGTCTTCGTGGGGATCGGCCTGCCGAACCTGGCCTGCAACCTGGCGCGACGGCTCCACGCGCCGGACCTCGTGCTGCTCTACGAATCGGGGGCCGTGGGGGCCACGCCGGAGCGCCTGCCGGTCTCGATCGGCGACCCGTCCCTCGTCACCAACTCGCTCTCCGTCTGCTCGATGTTCGAGGTCTTCAACTACTACCTGCAGGGCGGCCGGATCGACGTGGGTTTCCTGCAAGGGGCGCAGATCGACCGCTTCGGCAACCTGAACACCACCGTGGTGGGCGACTACGCCCGGCCCAAGGTGCGGCTGCCGGGGAGCGGCGGCGCCTGCGAGATCTCGATCCTGGCGGGCAAGGTGCTGATCGTGGCCACGCAGACCAAGCGCACCTTTCCCGAGCGCGTGGACTTCATCACCTCCCCGGGCTTTCTCGACGGGCCGGGGCGGCGCCAGGAGCTCGGCCTCCCCGGAGGCGGCCCGGCGATGGTGATCACCGACCTCGGCTGCTACACGTTCGAGAACGACGAGATGATGCTCGCGTCGCTCCACCCGGGCTGCACCGTCGAGCAGGTGCGGCAGAACCTCGGCTGGGAGGTCAAGGTCGCCCCGACTCTCGCCCGGACGGAGCCCCCCACCGCCGAAGAGCTCCACCTGATTCGAGACGAGCTGACCCTCGGCGCGAGTCGCTGA
- a CDS encoding CoA transferase subunit A, with product MAEAVGRYVEDGCTLVIEGFTHLICFAAGHEIIRQKKRNLVACRLTPDLVYDQLIGAGCVRKLVFSWAGNPGAGSLYALRRAVEGAGATPSLELEEYSHFGMVARFTAGAAHLPFFPLRDYRGSDLPKVNPSIKSVRCPYTGEELATVPALRPDVTIVHVQRADAEGNAQVWGLLGVQREAAFAARHVIVVAEEIVEQAVIRADPNRTLIPGTIVSAVVHEPWGCHPSFAQGFYDRDNDFYLRWGELSKDAAGLERYLDEWVYGVAHRAEYVAKMGAELTRLRARPQLCQPVNYGY from the coding sequence ATGGCCGAGGCCGTCGGCCGCTACGTCGAGGACGGCTGCACGCTGGTGATCGAGGGCTTCACGCACCTCATCTGCTTCGCCGCGGGGCACGAGATCATCCGGCAGAAGAAGCGGAACCTCGTGGCCTGTCGTCTGACCCCCGACCTGGTCTACGACCAGCTGATCGGCGCCGGCTGCGTGCGGAAGCTCGTCTTCTCCTGGGCCGGGAATCCGGGGGCCGGCTCGCTCTACGCCCTCCGTCGGGCCGTCGAGGGGGCGGGCGCCACGCCCTCGCTCGAGCTCGAGGAGTACTCGCACTTCGGCATGGTGGCGCGCTTCACCGCCGGGGCCGCGCACCTCCCCTTCTTCCCGCTGCGCGACTACCGGGGGAGCGACCTGCCCAAAGTGAACCCATCGATCAAATCCGTGCGCTGCCCCTACACCGGCGAGGAGCTGGCCACGGTACCGGCGCTCCGCCCCGACGTGACGATCGTGCACGTGCAACGCGCCGACGCCGAGGGGAACGCGCAGGTCTGGGGGCTCCTCGGCGTGCAGCGCGAGGCGGCCTTCGCCGCGCGCCACGTGATCGTGGTGGCCGAGGAGATCGTCGAGCAGGCGGTGATTCGCGCGGACCCCAACCGCACGCTCATCCCGGGGACGATCGTCAGCGCGGTGGTCCACGAGCCGTGGGGCTGCCACCCCTCCTTCGCCCAGGGCTTCTACGACCGGGACAACGACTTCTACCTGCGGTGGGGCGAGCTGTCGAAGGACGCCGCGGGCCTCGAGCGCTACCTCGACGAATGGGTCTACGGCGTGGCGCATCGCGCCGAATACGTGGCCAAGATGGGCGCGGAGCTCACGCGCCTGCGGGCCCGACCCCAGCTCTGCCAGCCGGTGAACTATGGCTACTGA